From the Cryptomeria japonica chromosome 2, Sugi_1.0, whole genome shotgun sequence genome, one window contains:
- the LOC131860060 gene encoding uncharacterized protein LOC131860060, with protein sequence MRRGAACPLGSSASHGGCVLPLGTAALPWGLCAPIGQQGGRRRQRRGGGAGAARLAAGGALAGRGRHAGCGRAAGGGARAAGGERAAGAAPAARRRLPPAAAMAGRRAAWKRTGGVLGCAFL encoded by the exons ATGAGGAGGGGTGCTGCTTGTCCATTGGGTAGCAGcgcttcccatgggggctgcgtgctccctttgggaacagcagCGCTCCCATGGGGGCTGTGTGCTCCCATTGGGCAGCA GGGCGGGCGCAGGAGGCAGCGGCGCGGGGGCGGCGCTGGGGCGGCACGGCTGGCGGCGGGCGGCGCGCTGGCTGGGCGTGGGCGGCACGCGGGCTGCGGGCGGGCGGCTGGCGGCGGTGCGCGGGCTGCTGGCGGCGAGCGGGCTGCGGGTGCTGCACCGGCTGCGCGGCGGAGGTTACCGCCGGCGGCGGCGATGGCCGGGCGGCGAGCCGCCTGGAAGCGCACCGGTGGCGTGCTGGGCTGCGCATTTTTGTAA